Proteins from a single region of Juglans microcarpa x Juglans regia isolate MS1-56 chromosome 5S, Jm3101_v1.0, whole genome shotgun sequence:
- the LOC121267728 gene encoding CBL-interacting serine/threonine-protein kinase 23-like isoform X2: protein MASRSSNNSRTRVGKYELGRTLGAGNFAKVKFARNVETGENVAIKILDKEKVFKHKMIVQIKREISTMKLIRHPNVIRMYEAMASKMKIYIVLEFVTGGEVFDKIARKGKLKEDEGRKYFQQLINAVDYCHSRGVFHRDLKPENLLLDVNGVLKVSDFGLSALPQQVRKDGLLHTTCGTPNYVAPEVINNKGYDGAKADLWSCGVILFVLLAGYLPFAESNLAALYKKIFKADFTCPPWFSSSAKKLIKRILDPSPSTRITIAEVIENEWFKKGYKPPSFEEADVSLADVDAIFNEIGGSKELVVERREEVPVAPVTMNAFELISTSQGLNLSSLFETQMGFVKKETRFTSKSPANEIISKIEQAAGLLGFNVKKNNFKVLKSPSHPPCQFYWLKLHGEKTGRKGHLAVATEIFEVAPSLYMVEVRKSGGDTLEFHKFYMTLAAGLKDIVWKTGDGAEERKVEGVVASG, encoded by the exons ATGGCGTCGCGGTCCAGCAATAACAGCAGGACACGCGTGGGGAAGTACGAGCTGGGTCGGACCCTGGGCGCGGGCAATTTCGCCAAGGTCAAGTTCGCTCGGAACGTCGAGACGGGCGAGAATGTGGCAATCAAGATTCTCgacaaagaaaaagttttcaaGCACAAGATGATCGTCCAG ATTAAGCGTGAAATCTCAACGATGAAGCTGATTAGACACCCAAATGTTATCCGTATGTATGAG GCGATGGCTAGCAAGATGAAGATATacattgttttggaatttgtgaCTGGTGGGGAAGTTTTCGACAAAATT GCACGTAAAGGGAAGCTGAAGGAAGATGAAGGTAGAAAGTATTTTCAGCAACTTATCAATGCTGTGGACTACTGTCATAGCAGAGGTGTATTTCATAGAGACCTAAAG CCAGAGAATTTACTGCTGGATGTTAATGGAGTTCTTAAGGTTTCAGATTTTGGATTGAGTGCGCTACCACAACAAGTTCGA AAAGATGGGTTGCTCCATACAACCTGTGGTACGCCAAATTATGTTGCTCCAGAG GTGATCAACAACAAAGGCTATGATGGAGCAAAGGCAGATCTATGGTCATGCGGTGTGATTCTTTTTGTCTTACTGGCTGGCTATTTACCTTTTGCAGAATCCAACCTTGCTGCATTATATAAAAAG ATATTCAAGGCTGACTTCACATGTCCCCCATGGTTCTCCTCAAGTGCAAAGAAACTCATTAAAAGAATCCTGGACCCTAGTCCCTCAACA CGGATTACAATTGCTGAGGTCATTGAGAACGAGTGGTTTAAGAAAGGATATAAACCGCCTAGTTTTGAGGAAGCTGATGTTAGTCTTGCGGATGTGGATGCTATCTTCAATGAAATCGGA GGTTCCAAAGAGCTTGTCGTTGAGAGGCGGGAAGAAGTGCCTGTGGCACCTGTCACTATGAATGCATTTGAGCTCATCTCTACATCTCAGGGTCTCAACCTCAGTAGTCTCTTCGAGACCCAGATG GGCTTTGTTAAAAAGGAAACAAGATTCACATCAAAATCTCCTGCTAACGAGATAATCTCAAAAATTGAGCAAGCTGCAGGGCTTCTTGGTTtcaatgtaaagaaaaataacttcaaG GTCTTGAAGTCACCATCTCATCCTCCATGCCAGTTTTATTGG TTGAAGCTTCATGGTGAAAAAACTGGACGTAAAGGTCATTTAGCTGTGGCAACGGAG atttttgagGTGGCGCCTTCACTCTACATGGTTGAGGTTCGCAAGTCTGGAGGTGATACACTAGAATTTCACAAG TTCTATATGACTCTTGCCGCGGGGCTGAAAGATATTGTTTGGAAAACTGGAGATGGAGCAGAGGAAAGAAAAG TTGAAGGTGTTGTGGCATCTGGATAA
- the LOC121267728 gene encoding CBL-interacting serine/threonine-protein kinase 23-like isoform X6 produces MLSAMASKMKIYIVLEFVTGGEVFDKIARKGKLKEDEGRKYFQQLINAVDYCHSRGVFHRDLKPENLLLDVNGVLKVSDFGLSALPQQVRKDGLLHTTCGTPNYVAPEVINNKGYDGAKADLWSCGVILFVLLAGYLPFAESNLAALYKKIFKADFTCPPWFSSSAKKLIKRILDPSPSTRITIAEVIENEWFKKGYKPPSFEEADVSLADVDAIFNEIGGSKELVVERREEVPVAPVTMNAFELISTSQGLNLSSLFETQMGFVKKETRFTSKSPANEIISKIEQAAGLLGFNVKKNNFKVLKSPSHPPCQFYWLKLHGEKTGRKGHLAVATEIFEVAPSLYMVEVRKSGGDTLEFHKFYMTLAAGLKDIVWKTGDGAEERKGVSTDIVGVRFS; encoded by the exons ATGTTATCC GCGATGGCTAGCAAGATGAAGATATacattgttttggaatttgtgaCTGGTGGGGAAGTTTTCGACAAAATT GCACGTAAAGGGAAGCTGAAGGAAGATGAAGGTAGAAAGTATTTTCAGCAACTTATCAATGCTGTGGACTACTGTCATAGCAGAGGTGTATTTCATAGAGACCTAAAG CCAGAGAATTTACTGCTGGATGTTAATGGAGTTCTTAAGGTTTCAGATTTTGGATTGAGTGCGCTACCACAACAAGTTCGA AAAGATGGGTTGCTCCATACAACCTGTGGTACGCCAAATTATGTTGCTCCAGAG GTGATCAACAACAAAGGCTATGATGGAGCAAAGGCAGATCTATGGTCATGCGGTGTGATTCTTTTTGTCTTACTGGCTGGCTATTTACCTTTTGCAGAATCCAACCTTGCTGCATTATATAAAAAG ATATTCAAGGCTGACTTCACATGTCCCCCATGGTTCTCCTCAAGTGCAAAGAAACTCATTAAAAGAATCCTGGACCCTAGTCCCTCAACA CGGATTACAATTGCTGAGGTCATTGAGAACGAGTGGTTTAAGAAAGGATATAAACCGCCTAGTTTTGAGGAAGCTGATGTTAGTCTTGCGGATGTGGATGCTATCTTCAATGAAATCGGA GGTTCCAAAGAGCTTGTCGTTGAGAGGCGGGAAGAAGTGCCTGTGGCACCTGTCACTATGAATGCATTTGAGCTCATCTCTACATCTCAGGGTCTCAACCTCAGTAGTCTCTTCGAGACCCAGATG GGCTTTGTTAAAAAGGAAACAAGATTCACATCAAAATCTCCTGCTAACGAGATAATCTCAAAAATTGAGCAAGCTGCAGGGCTTCTTGGTTtcaatgtaaagaaaaataacttcaaG GTCTTGAAGTCACCATCTCATCCTCCATGCCAGTTTTATTGG TTGAAGCTTCATGGTGAAAAAACTGGACGTAAAGGTCATTTAGCTGTGGCAACGGAG atttttgagGTGGCGCCTTCACTCTACATGGTTGAGGTTCGCAAGTCTGGAGGTGATACACTAGAATTTCACAAG TTCTATATGACTCTTGCCGCGGGGCTGAAAGATATTGTTTGGAAAACTGGAGATGGAGCAGAGGAAAGAAAAG GGGTAAGCACCGACatagtcggagtccgattctCCTAA
- the LOC121267728 gene encoding CBL-interacting serine/threonine-protein kinase 23-like isoform X5: MASRSSNNSRTRVGKYELGRTLGAGNFAKVKFARNVETGENVAIKILDKEKVFKHKMIVQIKREISTMKLIRHPNVIRMYEAMASKMKIYIVLEFVTGGEVFDKIARKGKLKEDEGRKYFQQLINAVDYCHSRGVFHRDLKPENLLLDVNGVLKVSDFGLSALPQQVRKDGLLHTTCGTPNYVAPEVINNKGYDGAKADLWSCGVILFVLLAGYLPFAESNLAALYKKIFKADFTCPPWFSSSAKKLIKRILDPSPSTRITIAEVIENEWFKKGYKPPSFEEADVSLADVDAIFNEIGGSKELVVERREEVPVAPVTMNAFELISTSQGLNLSSLFETQMGFVKKETRFTSKSPANEIISKIEQAAGLLGFNVKKNNFKLKLHGEKTGRKGHLAVATEIFEVAPSLYMVEVRKSGGDTLEFHKFYMTLAAGLKDIVWKTGDGAEERKGVSTDIVGVRFS; encoded by the exons ATGGCGTCGCGGTCCAGCAATAACAGCAGGACACGCGTGGGGAAGTACGAGCTGGGTCGGACCCTGGGCGCGGGCAATTTCGCCAAGGTCAAGTTCGCTCGGAACGTCGAGACGGGCGAGAATGTGGCAATCAAGATTCTCgacaaagaaaaagttttcaaGCACAAGATGATCGTCCAG ATTAAGCGTGAAATCTCAACGATGAAGCTGATTAGACACCCAAATGTTATCCGTATGTATGAG GCGATGGCTAGCAAGATGAAGATATacattgttttggaatttgtgaCTGGTGGGGAAGTTTTCGACAAAATT GCACGTAAAGGGAAGCTGAAGGAAGATGAAGGTAGAAAGTATTTTCAGCAACTTATCAATGCTGTGGACTACTGTCATAGCAGAGGTGTATTTCATAGAGACCTAAAG CCAGAGAATTTACTGCTGGATGTTAATGGAGTTCTTAAGGTTTCAGATTTTGGATTGAGTGCGCTACCACAACAAGTTCGA AAAGATGGGTTGCTCCATACAACCTGTGGTACGCCAAATTATGTTGCTCCAGAG GTGATCAACAACAAAGGCTATGATGGAGCAAAGGCAGATCTATGGTCATGCGGTGTGATTCTTTTTGTCTTACTGGCTGGCTATTTACCTTTTGCAGAATCCAACCTTGCTGCATTATATAAAAAG ATATTCAAGGCTGACTTCACATGTCCCCCATGGTTCTCCTCAAGTGCAAAGAAACTCATTAAAAGAATCCTGGACCCTAGTCCCTCAACA CGGATTACAATTGCTGAGGTCATTGAGAACGAGTGGTTTAAGAAAGGATATAAACCGCCTAGTTTTGAGGAAGCTGATGTTAGTCTTGCGGATGTGGATGCTATCTTCAATGAAATCGGA GGTTCCAAAGAGCTTGTCGTTGAGAGGCGGGAAGAAGTGCCTGTGGCACCTGTCACTATGAATGCATTTGAGCTCATCTCTACATCTCAGGGTCTCAACCTCAGTAGTCTCTTCGAGACCCAGATG GGCTTTGTTAAAAAGGAAACAAGATTCACATCAAAATCTCCTGCTAACGAGATAATCTCAAAAATTGAGCAAGCTGCAGGGCTTCTTGGTTtcaatgtaaagaaaaataacttcaaG TTGAAGCTTCATGGTGAAAAAACTGGACGTAAAGGTCATTTAGCTGTGGCAACGGAG atttttgagGTGGCGCCTTCACTCTACATGGTTGAGGTTCGCAAGTCTGGAGGTGATACACTAGAATTTCACAAG TTCTATATGACTCTTGCCGCGGGGCTGAAAGATATTGTTTGGAAAACTGGAGATGGAGCAGAGGAAAGAAAAG GGGTAAGCACCGACatagtcggagtccgattctCCTAA
- the LOC121267728 gene encoding CBL-interacting serine/threonine-protein kinase 23-like isoform X7, whose translation MASKMKIYIVLEFVTGGEVFDKIARKGKLKEDEGRKYFQQLINAVDYCHSRGVFHRDLKPENLLLDVNGVLKVSDFGLSALPQQVRKDGLLHTTCGTPNYVAPEVINNKGYDGAKADLWSCGVILFVLLAGYLPFAESNLAALYKKIFKADFTCPPWFSSSAKKLIKRILDPSPSTRITIAEVIENEWFKKGYKPPSFEEADVSLADVDAIFNEIGGSKELVVERREEVPVAPVTMNAFELISTSQGLNLSSLFETQMGFVKKETRFTSKSPANEIISKIEQAAGLLGFNVKKNNFKVLKSPSHPPCQFYWLKLHGEKTGRKGHLAVATEIFEVAPSLYMVEVRKSGGDTLEFHKFYMTLAAGLKDIVWKTGDGAEERKGVSTDIVGVRFS comes from the exons ATGGCTAGCAAGATGAAGATATacattgttttggaatttgtgaCTGGTGGGGAAGTTTTCGACAAAATT GCACGTAAAGGGAAGCTGAAGGAAGATGAAGGTAGAAAGTATTTTCAGCAACTTATCAATGCTGTGGACTACTGTCATAGCAGAGGTGTATTTCATAGAGACCTAAAG CCAGAGAATTTACTGCTGGATGTTAATGGAGTTCTTAAGGTTTCAGATTTTGGATTGAGTGCGCTACCACAACAAGTTCGA AAAGATGGGTTGCTCCATACAACCTGTGGTACGCCAAATTATGTTGCTCCAGAG GTGATCAACAACAAAGGCTATGATGGAGCAAAGGCAGATCTATGGTCATGCGGTGTGATTCTTTTTGTCTTACTGGCTGGCTATTTACCTTTTGCAGAATCCAACCTTGCTGCATTATATAAAAAG ATATTCAAGGCTGACTTCACATGTCCCCCATGGTTCTCCTCAAGTGCAAAGAAACTCATTAAAAGAATCCTGGACCCTAGTCCCTCAACA CGGATTACAATTGCTGAGGTCATTGAGAACGAGTGGTTTAAGAAAGGATATAAACCGCCTAGTTTTGAGGAAGCTGATGTTAGTCTTGCGGATGTGGATGCTATCTTCAATGAAATCGGA GGTTCCAAAGAGCTTGTCGTTGAGAGGCGGGAAGAAGTGCCTGTGGCACCTGTCACTATGAATGCATTTGAGCTCATCTCTACATCTCAGGGTCTCAACCTCAGTAGTCTCTTCGAGACCCAGATG GGCTTTGTTAAAAAGGAAACAAGATTCACATCAAAATCTCCTGCTAACGAGATAATCTCAAAAATTGAGCAAGCTGCAGGGCTTCTTGGTTtcaatgtaaagaaaaataacttcaaG GTCTTGAAGTCACCATCTCATCCTCCATGCCAGTTTTATTGG TTGAAGCTTCATGGTGAAAAAACTGGACGTAAAGGTCATTTAGCTGTGGCAACGGAG atttttgagGTGGCGCCTTCACTCTACATGGTTGAGGTTCGCAAGTCTGGAGGTGATACACTAGAATTTCACAAG TTCTATATGACTCTTGCCGCGGGGCTGAAAGATATTGTTTGGAAAACTGGAGATGGAGCAGAGGAAAGAAAAG GGGTAAGCACCGACatagtcggagtccgattctCCTAA
- the LOC121267728 gene encoding CBL-interacting serine/threonine-protein kinase 23-like isoform X1, which translates to MASRSSNNSRTRVGKYELGRTLGAGNFAKVKFARNVETGENVAIKILDKEKVFKHKMIVQIKREISTMKLIRHPNVIRMYEAMASKMKIYIVLEFVTGGEVFDKIARKGKLKEDEGRKYFQQLINAVDYCHSRGVFHRDLKPENLLLDVNGVLKVSDFGLSALPQQVRKDGLLHTTCGTPNYVAPEVINNKGYDGAKADLWSCGVILFVLLAGYLPFAESNLAALYKKIFKADFTCPPWFSSSAKKLIKRILDPSPSTRITIAEVIENEWFKKGYKPPSFEEADVSLADVDAIFNEIGGSKELVVERREEVPVAPVTMNAFELISTSQGLNLSSLFETQMGFVKKETRFTSKSPANEIISKIEQAAGLLGFNVKKNNFKVLKSPSHPPCQFYWLKLHGEKTGRKGHLAVATEIFEVAPSLYMVEVRKSGGDTLEFHKFYMTLAAGLKDIVWKTGDGAEERKGVSTDIVGVRFS; encoded by the exons ATGGCGTCGCGGTCCAGCAATAACAGCAGGACACGCGTGGGGAAGTACGAGCTGGGTCGGACCCTGGGCGCGGGCAATTTCGCCAAGGTCAAGTTCGCTCGGAACGTCGAGACGGGCGAGAATGTGGCAATCAAGATTCTCgacaaagaaaaagttttcaaGCACAAGATGATCGTCCAG ATTAAGCGTGAAATCTCAACGATGAAGCTGATTAGACACCCAAATGTTATCCGTATGTATGAG GCGATGGCTAGCAAGATGAAGATATacattgttttggaatttgtgaCTGGTGGGGAAGTTTTCGACAAAATT GCACGTAAAGGGAAGCTGAAGGAAGATGAAGGTAGAAAGTATTTTCAGCAACTTATCAATGCTGTGGACTACTGTCATAGCAGAGGTGTATTTCATAGAGACCTAAAG CCAGAGAATTTACTGCTGGATGTTAATGGAGTTCTTAAGGTTTCAGATTTTGGATTGAGTGCGCTACCACAACAAGTTCGA AAAGATGGGTTGCTCCATACAACCTGTGGTACGCCAAATTATGTTGCTCCAGAG GTGATCAACAACAAAGGCTATGATGGAGCAAAGGCAGATCTATGGTCATGCGGTGTGATTCTTTTTGTCTTACTGGCTGGCTATTTACCTTTTGCAGAATCCAACCTTGCTGCATTATATAAAAAG ATATTCAAGGCTGACTTCACATGTCCCCCATGGTTCTCCTCAAGTGCAAAGAAACTCATTAAAAGAATCCTGGACCCTAGTCCCTCAACA CGGATTACAATTGCTGAGGTCATTGAGAACGAGTGGTTTAAGAAAGGATATAAACCGCCTAGTTTTGAGGAAGCTGATGTTAGTCTTGCGGATGTGGATGCTATCTTCAATGAAATCGGA GGTTCCAAAGAGCTTGTCGTTGAGAGGCGGGAAGAAGTGCCTGTGGCACCTGTCACTATGAATGCATTTGAGCTCATCTCTACATCTCAGGGTCTCAACCTCAGTAGTCTCTTCGAGACCCAGATG GGCTTTGTTAAAAAGGAAACAAGATTCACATCAAAATCTCCTGCTAACGAGATAATCTCAAAAATTGAGCAAGCTGCAGGGCTTCTTGGTTtcaatgtaaagaaaaataacttcaaG GTCTTGAAGTCACCATCTCATCCTCCATGCCAGTTTTATTGG TTGAAGCTTCATGGTGAAAAAACTGGACGTAAAGGTCATTTAGCTGTGGCAACGGAG atttttgagGTGGCGCCTTCACTCTACATGGTTGAGGTTCGCAAGTCTGGAGGTGATACACTAGAATTTCACAAG TTCTATATGACTCTTGCCGCGGGGCTGAAAGATATTGTTTGGAAAACTGGAGATGGAGCAGAGGAAAGAAAAG GGGTAAGCACCGACatagtcggagtccgattctCCTAA
- the LOC121267728 gene encoding CBL-interacting serine/threonine-protein kinase 23-like isoform X4, whose translation MASRSSNNSRTRVGKYELGRTLGAGNFAKVKFARNVETGENVAIKILDKEKVFKHKMIVQIKREISTMKLIRHPNVIRMYEAMASKMKIYIVLEFVTGGEVFDKIARKGKLKEDEGRKYFQQLINAVDYCHSRGVFHRDLKPENLLLDVNGVLKVSDFGLSALPQQVRKDGLLHTTCGTPNYVAPEVINNKGYDGAKADLWSCGVILFVLLAGYLPFAESNLAALYKKIFKADFTCPPWFSSSAKKLIKRILDPSPSTRITIAEVIENEWFKKGYKPPSFEEADVSLADVDAIFNEIGGSKELVVERREEVPVAPVTMNAFELISTSQGLNLSSLFETQMGFVKKETRFTSKSPANEIISKIEQAAGLLGFNVKKNNFKVLKSPSHPPCQFYWLKLHGEKTGRKGHLAVATEIFEVAPSLYMVEVRKSGGDTLEFHKFYMTLAAGLKDIVWKTGDGAEERKDAL comes from the exons ATGGCGTCGCGGTCCAGCAATAACAGCAGGACACGCGTGGGGAAGTACGAGCTGGGTCGGACCCTGGGCGCGGGCAATTTCGCCAAGGTCAAGTTCGCTCGGAACGTCGAGACGGGCGAGAATGTGGCAATCAAGATTCTCgacaaagaaaaagttttcaaGCACAAGATGATCGTCCAG ATTAAGCGTGAAATCTCAACGATGAAGCTGATTAGACACCCAAATGTTATCCGTATGTATGAG GCGATGGCTAGCAAGATGAAGATATacattgttttggaatttgtgaCTGGTGGGGAAGTTTTCGACAAAATT GCACGTAAAGGGAAGCTGAAGGAAGATGAAGGTAGAAAGTATTTTCAGCAACTTATCAATGCTGTGGACTACTGTCATAGCAGAGGTGTATTTCATAGAGACCTAAAG CCAGAGAATTTACTGCTGGATGTTAATGGAGTTCTTAAGGTTTCAGATTTTGGATTGAGTGCGCTACCACAACAAGTTCGA AAAGATGGGTTGCTCCATACAACCTGTGGTACGCCAAATTATGTTGCTCCAGAG GTGATCAACAACAAAGGCTATGATGGAGCAAAGGCAGATCTATGGTCATGCGGTGTGATTCTTTTTGTCTTACTGGCTGGCTATTTACCTTTTGCAGAATCCAACCTTGCTGCATTATATAAAAAG ATATTCAAGGCTGACTTCACATGTCCCCCATGGTTCTCCTCAAGTGCAAAGAAACTCATTAAAAGAATCCTGGACCCTAGTCCCTCAACA CGGATTACAATTGCTGAGGTCATTGAGAACGAGTGGTTTAAGAAAGGATATAAACCGCCTAGTTTTGAGGAAGCTGATGTTAGTCTTGCGGATGTGGATGCTATCTTCAATGAAATCGGA GGTTCCAAAGAGCTTGTCGTTGAGAGGCGGGAAGAAGTGCCTGTGGCACCTGTCACTATGAATGCATTTGAGCTCATCTCTACATCTCAGGGTCTCAACCTCAGTAGTCTCTTCGAGACCCAGATG GGCTTTGTTAAAAAGGAAACAAGATTCACATCAAAATCTCCTGCTAACGAGATAATCTCAAAAATTGAGCAAGCTGCAGGGCTTCTTGGTTtcaatgtaaagaaaaataacttcaaG GTCTTGAAGTCACCATCTCATCCTCCATGCCAGTTTTATTGG TTGAAGCTTCATGGTGAAAAAACTGGACGTAAAGGTCATTTAGCTGTGGCAACGGAG atttttgagGTGGCGCCTTCACTCTACATGGTTGAGGTTCGCAAGTCTGGAGGTGATACACTAGAATTTCACAAG TTCTATATGACTCTTGCCGCGGGGCTGAAAGATATTGTTTGGAAAACTGGAGATGGAGCAGAGGAAAGAAAAG